One genomic segment of Planctomycetia bacterium includes these proteins:
- a CDS encoding amidinotransferase, with translation TAIISHFRHPQRQGEEPIDEAWLRAAGFQVRRLPEEIFFEGAGDALFCGDTLFAGYRIRSHARGHQLVGAELGVRVIPLELIDDYHYHLDTCFCPLSTTTAIYYPAAFDDYGRQVLRELVPELIAVERDEARRFACNAVVVGRTVVTNTGCPKLHEELRRRYFTPLETPLDEFVKAGGSAKCLTLRLDGEEGAGWKHAPAGR, from the coding sequence ACGGCGATCATCTCTCACTTCCGCCACCCACAGCGGCAAGGAGAAGAGCCGATCGATGAGGCTTGGCTGCGCGCGGCAGGGTTCCAAGTCCGCCGCTTGCCGGAAGAGATTTTCTTCGAAGGGGCCGGCGATGCCCTCTTCTGCGGCGACACGCTCTTCGCAGGCTATCGCATTCGGAGCCATGCGCGCGGCCATCAGCTGGTCGGCGCAGAACTCGGGGTGCGCGTGATTCCGTTGGAGCTCATCGACGACTATCACTACCACTTAGACACTTGCTTCTGCCCGCTATCGACGACCACGGCGATCTACTACCCGGCCGCCTTCGACGACTACGGCCGGCAAGTGCTCCGGGAGTTGGTGCCGGAATTGATCGCGGTCGAACGAGACGAGGCCCGCCGGTTCGCATGCAATGCGGTCGTCGTCGGGCGAACGGTCGTGACGAACACCGGTTGCCCCAAGTTGCACGAAGAGCTGCGCCGGCGCTACTTCACCCCGCTGGAAACGCCGCTGGACGAGTTCGTAAAGGCCGGCGGGAGCGCGAAGTGCCTGACGCTCCGTCTCGACGGCGAAGAAGGAGCCGGCTGGAAGCACGCGCCGGCCGGGCGCTAG